In one Brassica oleracea var. oleracea cultivar TO1000 chromosome C9, BOL, whole genome shotgun sequence genomic region, the following are encoded:
- the LOC106318551 gene encoding glycerophosphodiester phosphodiesterase GDPDL4, whose amino-acid sequence MTTYMRDKPSMFGSRASKFLLSALILIQLLPTQLLAQRSKSPWQTLTGSAPLIIARGGFSGLLPDSSVDAYSIVSQTSVSDAVLWCDVQLTKDGVGICFPDVKMMNASSIQDAYSKRKNSYLVNGVPTQDWFTIDFTLKDLKPVFLIRGILSRSDAFDNNQYAISTVQDIAMELKPKSFWLNVQHDAFYGQHNLSISKFLLSLPKTVTINYLSSPEVTFLQSIGGRFGKAGPKFVFRFLEKDDVEVSTNQTYGTLLGNLTFIKTFASGVLVPKSYIWPLEDQYLSPHTSFVQDAHKAGLEVYASGFANDLDMAYNYSFDPLAEYLSFMDNGDFSVDGFLSDFPLTASSAVDCFSHLGSNASTQVDFLVISKNGASGDYPGCTDLAYSKAIKDGADIIDCSVQMSLDGIPFCLNSADLGESTNIVQSPFRNRSSTVPEIAPLGGLYSFSLTWSEIQTLRPAITNPYNRDFNLFRNPKERSSGKLVSLSDFLNFAKNSTSLAGVLISVENAAYLREKQGLDVVKAILDTLTKAGYSNATTTTKKVMIQSTNSSVLVDFKKQSRYETVYQVEETIRDILDSAIEDIKKFADAVVVRKNSVFPVSQSFTTGQTNLVERLQRFQLPVYVELFRNEFVSQPWDFLSDATVEINSHVTGAGINGTITEFPLTAARYKRNRCLTRKDLPPYMSPVQPAGLLSIMSPTSLPPAEAPNPVFTDADVTEPPLPPVIAKAPTSSPGPLSTDEKAPNGQPRVALSLLLSAFAMVLASLLLL is encoded by the exons ATGACAACATACATGCGAGACAAACCATCAATGTTTGGGTCACGAGCTTCCAAGTTTCTACTCTCTGCTCTCATCTTGATCCAGTTGCTACCTACTCAACTCCTTGCTCAAAGATCTAAATCTCCATGGCAGACACTCACTG GATCTGCTCCTCTTATCATAGCACGTGGCGGGTTTTCTGGGTTATTGCCAGATTCAAGCGTTGATGCTTACAGTATCGTATCTCAGACAAGTGTCTCCGATGCTGTTCTCTGGTGTGATGTGCAGCTTACCAAAGATGGAGTTGGGATTTGCTTTCCCGATGTAAAAATGATGAATGCTTCTAGTATCCAAGATGCTTACTCTAAACGGAAAAACTCTTACCTGGTTAATGGTGTCCCTACTCAAGATTGGTTCACCATTGATTTCACTTTGAAGGATCTCAAACCTGTTTTCT TGATCCGAGGAATATTATCACGATCTGATGCATTCGATAACAACCAATACGCTATTTCAACAGTACAAGATATCGCTATGGAGTTGAAACCCAAGAGCTTTTGGTTAAATGTTCAG CACGACGCGTTCTATGGGCAGCATAACCTGAGCATAAGCAAGTTTCTGCTATCACTCCCCAAAACTGTGACTATTAACTATCTCTCTTCCCCTGAGGTTACTTTCCTACAGAGCATCGGTGGCCGTTTCGGTAAAGCCGGGCCAAAGTTTGTGTTCCGGTTCCTAGAGAAAGACGATGTTGAGGTGTCAACTAATCAAACCTATGGAACTCTCTTGGGAAACCTAACTTTCATCAAGACGTTTGCCTCAGGCGTTCTTGTTCCAAAGTCTTACATATGGCCGCTCGAAGACCAGTACTTGAGTCCCCACACATCGTTTGTTCAAGATGCTCACAAAGCAGGATTAGAAGTATACGCGTCAGGGTTTGCAAATGATTTGGACATGGCGTACAACTACAGTTTTGATCCATTGGCTGAGTACTTATCCTTCATGGACAATGGAGACTTCTCTGTAGATGGCTTCTTATCTGATTTTCCACTAACCGCATCTTCAGCTGTTG ACTGCTTCTCCCATCTTGGAAGTAATGCTTCAACACAAG TGGATTTTCTTGTAATATCCAAAAATGGAGCAAGTGGAGACTACCCTGGGTGCACCGACTTGGCCTATTCAAAGGCTATCAAAGATGGTGCTGACATCATCGATTGTTCTGTTCAAATGTCGTTGGACGGGATCCCGTTTTGCTTAAACTCAGCTGATCTTGGGGAGAGCACGAACATTGTCCAAAGCCCTTTCAGAAACCGTTCATCAACTGTTCCTGAGATCGCTCCTCTTGGTGGATTATACAGCTTTAGTCTGACATGGTCTGAGATTCAGACCTTGAGAC CTGCGATTACAAATCCATACAACAGGGACTTCAACTTGTTTAGGAACCCCAAGGAGAGAAGTTCCGGGAAGCTTGTTTCACTTTCTGATTTCTTGAACTTTGCGAAAAACTCCACCTCTCTTGCTGGTGTTTTGATCAGCGTTGAA AATGCAGCATACCTGAGAGAGAAGCAAGGTCTCGACGTTGTTAAAGCCATTCTCGATACGCTCACCAAAGCTGGTTACAGCAACGCGACAACAACAACCAAAAAGGTTATGATTCAGTCAACAAACAGCTCGGTTTTGGTAGACTTCAAGAAACAGAGCCGGTACGAGACGGTATACCAAGTGGAAGAAACAATCCGAGACATCCTCGACTCTGCAATCGAAGACATAAAGAAGTTCGCTGACGCCGTCGTGGTCAGAAAAAACTCTGTCTTCCCAGTCAGCCAAAGCTTCACCACTGGACAAACCAATCTGGTGGAGAGGCTACAGAGGTTCCAGCTTCCTGTTTACGTTGAACTGTTCCGCAACGAGTTTGTGTCTCAGCCGTGGGATTTCTTGTCAGATGCAACGGTGGAGATAAACTCGCATGTTACTGGAGCTGGTATCAATGGAACCATCACCGAGTTCCCTTTAACAGCCGCAAGATACAAAA GGAACAGGTGCTTGACACGGAAAGACCTGCCTCCTTACATGAGCCCGGTTCAGCCAGCTGGTCTCTTATCTATTATGAGTCCTACTTCGTTACCTCCAGCGGAAGCACCAAACCCGGTTTTCACGGATGCTGATGTCACTGAACCACCTCTACCTCCGGTCATAGCCAAAGCCCCTACGAGCAGCCCTGGACCATTATCAACCGATGAAAAAGCTCCTAATGGGCAACCCCGAGTCGCTCTATCTCTTCTTCTGTCTGCATTCGCCATGGTTCTAGCCTCTCTTCTACTTCTGTGA
- the LOC106318552 gene encoding protein GAMETE EXPRESSED 1 yields the protein MDRFNRRYLLFLLILLLDSPITCHSWGWFSSSSSSGENTNPSSSRSIKSNAEFSLEVFSDKKAVQVLEDAKNKLAGPNSCWQNAYGYLLSGCKGMVATEEQRKRFAWHLSDCFQKESGRPDFPTCNDKQTMMSCLKKLDDHEHKIYLEFMLETNTICQQLQSHALKNEIERLVNDLKRSAQNTEEKLDILESKSDDILQSTSKIHESVGSIDVVVNNVAHKTNTIGTQMSGLSQQTKDIYQEQKSITESQLALKEGQEKMGEAMKAGMETFNDSVTDVKDGVDRLKNDTKQIGGKINLLGEKMTEKMTSLENQTSVIGTMTNSTLDNQQKLLEGQSVAIDSIQSLNQFQSEALQESRSTLQRFAEFSQEQQEDLAKRQEQLQQVHDHMFENSKSMLAAQEAFEAKQASMFVALDKLFALHNAMLLESRVIKAFFIYFLSIFVIYMFTSTKQTYTIRPRLYIGLCVTLGLEVASLRYVNDEEHRVWIINVLRSLFAVLASAQLLHAAFTYRDYEVLNHNILLRLVDKVSSMQSKRDLLWDEDTDSEVDWNSWIDTDITDDDDSLGDPDYRIPDQFKDNVGFTSSMTKRLYNLRPR from the exons ATGGATCGCTTCAACAGAAGATATCTTCTGTTTCTATTGATCCTTCTTTTAGATTCTCCAATAACATGCCACAGCTGGGGATGGTTCTCTTCTTCCTCTTCTTCTGGAGAAAACACAAACCCTTCTTCCTCGCGGTCTATCAAATCCAACGCCGAATTCTCCCTAGAAGTTTTCAGTGACAAGAAGGCGGTTCAAGTCCTTGAAGACGCTAAAAACAAGCTTGCAGGTCCAAACAGCTGCTGGCAAAACGCATATGGTTACCTCCTGAGTGGTTGCAAGGGCATGGTTGCCACTGAAGAACAGAGGAAGAGGTTTGCTTGGCATCTAAGCGATTGCTTCCAAAAAGAATCAGGAAGACCTGATTTTCCCACTTGTAATGATAAACAAACAATGATGAGTTGTCTCAAGAAGCTGGATGATCATGAGCATAAGATCTATCTCGAGTTCATGCTTGAGACCAACACCATCTGCCAACAACTGCA GAGCCATGCACTCAAGAATGAGATAGAGAGGCTTGTGAATGATTTGAAGAGATCAGCTCAAAACACAGAAGAGAAACTTGATATCCTAGAGAGCAAATCAGATGACATACTGCAGAGCACTAGCAAGATTCATGAATCTGTTGGGTCAATAGATGTTGTGGTTAATAACGTGGCGCACAAGACAAACACGATAGGAACTCAAATGAGTGGTTTGTCACAACAAACCAAAGATATCTATCAAGAACAGAAGAGCATTACTGAGTCACAGTTAGCGTTAAAGGAAGGCCAAGAGAAGATGGGAGAAGCGATGAAAGCTGGAATGGAGACGTTTAACGACTCTGTCACTGACGTCAAGGACGGTGTGGATAGGTTGAAGAACGACACAAAGCAGATCGGTGGGAAGATAAATCTACTCGGAGAAAAGATGACGGAGAAGATGACTTCGTTGGAGAATCAAACTAGTGTCATCGGAACTATGACTAACAGTACTTTAGATAATCAGCAGAAGCTTTTGGAAGGACAATCTGTGGCTATTGATAGTATACAGTCTCTCAACCAGTTTCAAAGTGAAGCATTGCAAGAGAGTAGGAGTACACTGCAACGTTTTGCGGAGTTTAGTCAGGAGCAACAGGAAGATCTTGCCAAGAGGCAAGAACAGCTTCAACAGGTTCATGATCACATGTTTGAGAATTCTAAATCAATGTTGGCAGCACAGGAAGCGTTTGAGGCTAAACAGGCGAGCATGTTTGTTGCTTTGGATAAGCTGTTTGCTTTGCACAATGCGATGCTTTTGGAGTCAAGGGTGATCAAAGCTTTCTTTATCTACTTCTTGTCTATCTTTGTCATCTACATGTTTACGAGTACAAAACAAACTTATACCATAAGGCCGAGGCTTTACATTG GTTTGTGCGTTACCTTAGGATTAGAAGTGGCAAGTTTGCGTTACGTGAATGATGAAGAACACAGAGTATGGATTATAAACGTTCTCAGATCTTTATTCGCTGTTCTTGCTTCAGCTCAGCTTCTTCATGCTGCTTTTACTTACAG GGACTATGAAGTACTAAACCACAACATTCTCTTGAGATTAGTTGATAAGGTTAGCAGCATGCAGAGCAAAAGAGATCTATTGTGGGATGAAGATACGGATAGCGAGGTTGACTGGAATTCTTGGATTGATACAGATATAACTGATGATGATGACAGTCTTGGGGATCCTGATTACAGAATCCCAGACCAGTTCAAGGACAATGTGGGATTCACTTCATCAATGACAAAAAGATTATACAATCTCCGTCCACGCTAA